A genomic segment from Papilio machaon chromosome 10, ilPapMach1.1, whole genome shotgun sequence encodes:
- the LOC123721321 gene encoding cyclin-dependent kinase inhibitor 1C-like, giving the protein MVDSRIAGIGDRLLPEPRLRPPLGADAHNAAAATAATAGATSTRREAKRAAPAPAVEPVPAPAVEPVPAPTPVPAATYAAAAKKGKGKGKKSLAAREAEAARKPEPAPPAPQPQPEEAWNVVTRKAKAPKQAATAPATPAASKKKRKRGPDGDCVLLKRQQSS; this is encoded by the coding sequence ATGGTAGACTCCCGGATCGCGGGAATTGGTGACCGCCTGCTGCCTGAGCCGAGGCTGCGCCCTCCGCTGGGTGCGGACGCACATaatgccgccgccgccaccgccgccaCCGCAGGAGCGACCAGCACTCGCCGCGAGGCGAAGCGCGCTGCCCCCGCCCCGGCCGTAGAGCCAGTGCCCGCCCCGGCCGTAGAGCCGGTGCCCGCCCCGACCCCAGTCCCCGCTGCGACTTATGCCGCGGCGGCGAAAAAGGGTAAGGGGAAGGGCAAGAAGAGCTTGGCGGCCCGCGAGGCCGAGGCCGCCCGCAAGCCAGAGCCGGCGCCCCCCGCTCCCCAGCCCCAACCTGAGGAGGCCTGGAACGTGGTGACGCGGAAGGCGAAGGCCCCGAAGCAGGCGGCAACGGCCCCCGCGACGCCCGCCGCATCCAAGAAGAAGAGGAAGAGGGGCCCCGACGGCGACTGCGTGCTCCTAAAACGGCAGCAGTCGTCATAA
- the LOC106718093 gene encoding 28S ribosomal protein S7, mitochondrial, producing MRNLTNKLILLNRCQSQLSRCAFNSTVKITQNRFYSRPTSFPDYYQNPIFRKEDQAKLIENNDLSKLATTPFRPPASYETSSVYHDPIVNKVINHVMEDGKKQLARSLVEKAFENIKRIQIERYHLATTPEEKSKIILSPKDVLHKAIENCKPLLQLTPIKRGGITYQVPGPITEKRSLFLAIKWLLDAANEKDRTVHFPEQFAWELLDAANNTGKVVKRKQDLHRQCEANRAYAHYRWQ from the exons AtgagaaatcttactaataaattaattttattgaatagaTGTCAATCACAGCTAAGCCGATGTGCGTTCAATAG taccGTGAAGATAACTCAAAACAGGTTTTATTCTCGACCAACAAGTTTTCCTGATTATTATCAAAATCCAATATTTAGAAAGGAAGATCAGGCAAAGCTGATTGAAAACAATGACCTATCTAAATTGGCTACTACTCCGTTCAGACCTCCAGCTTCCTACGAGACGTCCTCTGTGTATCATGATCCAATTGTAAA taaagttataaatcatGTGATGGAAGATGGTAAGAAACAGTTGGCTCGCAGTTTAGTTGAAAAAGCATTTGAGAATATTAAGAGAATACAAATTGAACGGTACCACCTAGCTACAACACCAGAAGAGAagtcaaagataatattaagcCCAAAAGATGTATTGCATAAGGCAATTGAAAACTGTAAGCCTTTACTACAGCTTACTCCTATTAAACGAGGAGGCATAACCTATCAG gtacCAGGACCTATAACTGAAAAGAGATCATTATTCTTAGCTATTAAATGGTTACTGGATGCTGCAAATGAAAAAGATAGGACAGTACATTTTCCTGAACAGTTTGCTTGGGAACTATTAGATGCTGCTAATAATACTGGCAAAGTGGTGAAGAGAAAGCAAGATCTTCATAGACAGTGTGAGGCAAATAGGGCTTATGCTCATTATAGATGGCAGTAG
- the LOC106718092 gene encoding DNA-directed RNA polymerase I subunit RPA43, translating into MSAIIKFELKELRKLTNDKNSCVVERKVTQNLALQPWCLGNLKESIKKLLDYKIGKYDKEFQGIIMSYKNLRVLQNVGTIRNDNGDIYFQVQADYFVFQPRVGATLKGIVNKKSVTHLGILVHRVFNVVIPRPTEEPGNKWIGTTIDEGQEVVFRIVVLDLYGALPYIRGELDERWIENEYEEEIMDSKPSKSKVIDVSYVDFNKTKPNVAERAIGDGCEQVTPQVKSKSLKRKDSRNRNGSIDDSNQEITNGQHDDVKSVVTEKSKTKRHSKHEDAVRQIETSTKVSKKQKRI; encoded by the exons ATGTCTGCTATTATAAAATTCGAATTAAAAGAGTTGAGAAAACTAACCAATGATAAAAATTCTTGTGTTGTTGAAAGGAAAGTGACTCAAAATTTAGCTTTACAACCATGGTGTTTAGGGAACTTAAAAGAGtctataaaaaagttattggaTTACAAAATTGGAAAATATGATAAAGA atTTCAAGGAATAATAATGAGTTACAAAAATTTACGTGTTCTTCAAAATGTTGGAACAATTCGAAATGACAATGgcgatatatattttcaagtaCAAGCTGACTACTTTGTGTTTCAACCCCGTGTAGGTGCTACTTTAAAAGGCATTGTCAACAAAAAGAGTGTTACACATTTAGGAATTCTGGTTCATAG AGTTTTCAATGTTGTTATACCAAGACCCACAGAAGAACCAGGCAACAAATGGATTGGTACTACTATTGATGAAGGACAAGAAGTTGTATTTCGAATTGTAGTTTTGGATCTGTATGGGGCGTTGCCATATATTAGAGGAGAACTTGATGAAAG gTGGATAGAAAATGAGTATGAGGAAGAAATCATGGATTCAAAACCATCAAAATCTAAAGTCATTGATGTTTCATATGTTGATTTCAACAAGACAAAACCTAATGTGGCTGAAAGAGCTATAGGTGATGGATGTGAGCAAGTGACTCCACAAGTAAAATCAAAGTCTCTCAAAAGAAAGGATAGCAGAAACAGAAATGGGTCTATAGATGACAGTAATCAAGAAATTACTAATGGTCAACATGATGATGTGAAAAGTGTTGTCACAGAAAAAAGCAAAACTAAACGACACAGTAAACATGAAGATGCAGTTAGACAAATTGAAACAAGTACGAAAGTGTCtaaaaaacagaaaagaatataa
- the LOC106718060 gene encoding dual specificity mitogen-activated protein kinase kinase 4 yields the protein MSKNGEVSSSQGPSRPNVPKPDLNLFTSEKRKMLDLQLGGPSGDGAAFMPFPSNPPGPKARVPARTIRDVLPDNTRDRCRIYPTMQSSGKLQLSATEIYDFTADDLQDLGEIGRGAFGAVNKMVHRKTNRVMAVKRIRSTVDEKEQKQLLMDLEVVMKSNECVYIVQFYGALFKEGDCWICMELMDTSLDKFYKFICERMQTRIPETILAKITLATVKALNYLKEKLKIIHRDVKPSNILLDRRGNIKLCDFGISGKLVDSIARTRDAGCRPYMAPERIDPGRARGYDVRSDVWSLGITLMEVATGAFPYPRWGSVFEQLQQVVQGDPPRLTNKNNSFSNNFVHFVNTCLIKEENQRPKYNRLLEHPFIKGIEQSRADVAAYVCEILDAMERNGVSPFTTDQPAQAWVD from the exons ATGTCGAAGAATGGCGAAGTATCGTCAAGTCAAG ggCCAAGTAGACCAAACGTGCCAAAaccagatttaaatttattcacttCAGAAAAACGCAAAATGTTAGATTTACAGCTTGGTGGACCATCAGGTGATGGGGCAGCATTTATGCCGTTCCCTTCAAATCCACCGGGGCCGAAAGCGAGAGTCCCAGCGCGTACTATCAGAGACGTTTTGCCTGACAATACcag aGACAGATGTAGAATTTATCCTACAATGCAGTCATCAGGAAAGTTGCAATTATCAGCTACAGAAATATATGATTTTACTGCAGATGACTTACAGGATCTTGGTGAAATTGGTAGAGGTGCCTTTGGTGCAGTAAATAAAATGGTTCACAGAAA aacCAACAGAGTGATGGCTGTGAAGAGGATTCGTTCCACAGTAGATGAAAAGGAACAGAAGCAGTTGCTTATGGATCTTGAAGTTGTCATGAAAAGTAATGAATGTGTCTACATTGTACAGTTTTATGGGGCACTATTTAAGGAA ggTGATTGTTGGATATGCATGGAACTGATGGACACATCTCTAGACAAATTTTACAAGTTCATCTGTGAAAGGATGCAGACTCGAATACCTGAAACTATTTTAGCTAAAATTACTCTTGCAACAGTCAaagctttaaattatttaaaggagaagttaaaaattattcatcg GGATGTAAAACCTTCTAACATATTATTAGACAGAAGGGGGAACATAAAACTATGTGACTTTGGTATATCAGGTAAACTGGTGGACTCAATAGCGCGGACTCGGGATGCTGGATGTAGACCCTACATGGCA CCAGAACGGATTGACCCAGGTCGTGCAAGAGGATATGACGTGCGCTCTGACGTTTGGTCCCTTGGAATAACATTAATGGAAGTGGCAACAGGAGCCTTTCCGTACCCCCGTTGGGGTTCAGTGTTTGAACAGTTACAACAAGTAGTACAAGGTGATCCCCCGCGTCTCACCAACAAGAACAACTCATTCTCAAACAACTTTGTACACTTTGTCAATACTtg CCtcataaaagaagaaaatcaGCGACCAAAATACAACAGGCTATTAGAGCATCCATTCATTAAAGGTATAGAGCAAAGTCGGGCTGACGTTGCGGCCTATGTGTGTGAAATCCTCGATGCAATGGAGAGGAACGGAGTTAGCCCATTCACCACAGACCAGCCCGCGCAAGCATGGGTTGACTAA
- the LOC123721322 gene encoding transmembrane protein 186, with the protein MKYDKLTKVKTILNYVSKNFSSQKVTNNVCHQNTFETVYSFPQIKYVAIIHRLKVYHFLGTGIAIPSCGLLEMFNVLSSNAFLTTSYIGITGAAVLSLASIPFRNMIGFLYISEDNKFIKISSVDFWGRRKDRIIDADDWIPLYDLAPKFTDSLYCTPHLSDGTKYKLVMKYGNIINATKVGQVLE; encoded by the exons ATGAAATATGACAAATTGACAAAAGTCAAAACGATAC ttaattacgtaagcaaaaacttttcttcgcaaaaagttacaaataatgttTGCCATCAAAATACTTTTGAAACGGTATATTCATTTCCGCAAATCAAGTATGTAGCAATTATTCACAGACTGAAAGTATATCATTTTTTGGGAACAGGTATAGCAATACCTAGCTGTGGCTTACTGGAAATGTTTAATGTCTTGTCGAGTAATGCGTTTCTCACGACATCATACATAG GTATAACTGGAGCTGCTGTTTTATCACTGGCCAGTATTCCATTTCGGAATATGAtaggatttttatatataagtgaagataataaatttataaaaatatcctcAGTAGACTTCTGGGGGAGGCGGAAAGATAGAATAATAGATGCAGATGATTGGATACCATTATATGATTTGGCGCCAAAGTTTACCGACTCACTATATTGCACTCCACATCTATCTGATGGCACAAAGTATAAACTTGTTATGAAATATGGTAACATAATCAATGCTACGAAAGTAGGTCAAGTTTTAGAATAA
- the LOC106718221 gene encoding transducin beta-like protein 3: MAHMLKELYEKTNEYTAVYTGGDIQWTSDGGQFLCQCEDVIKVIDINTLSNVLTIGEVNEDKEETDQIYTFQLSNNNEIVVTAHKSGLMKLWDKNTGQQKKVWRSGHKGAVAQLAFDSTDTNIASGGSDGNIRLWDLNHYTCISSLHGAMGVFTIVKYHPDVSKQLIFGAADDTKIRSWDSKSGKELQIYSGHFSKVTSLLFTPDGEHMVSSGRDRVLILWKINESKALKVLPVYESIETAILLPPSFRIPNFKKKLEMDGIYVACAGEKGVVKVWNMQMSRLMFEQNNSLVSPATEEGGLAITHLLFNEARNMLSVVTVDHNIIIHDLETFNCLKQMIGFTDEILDIIFIGKDETHFVVATNSRDLKHYELDNLNCKIVKGHTDIVLSLANFPTKPDMFVSSGKDNTVRIWINLSNNEIQCLGVGYRHTASVGSVFTAQTSDKFFVSVSQDNCLKIWDVPKNQDVVDVKLNATHTELAHQMDINCVAVSPNDKIIATASQDKTAKLWSEDLILLGVLKGHRRGIWCVRFSPVDQVVLTSSADSSLKLWSIADLSCLKTFEGHESSVLKIEFLSKGQQIISSGADGLLKLWNIKTSECKMSLDNHDGKVWSLTVNRNESLIITGGSDSKLVKLKDVTVERREKLAKDREELILQEQELQNLLHDKKLVKALKLALRMERPLHVLKIINEVLKHGHNKLFETLKEINHTQKETLLRFAVEWNTNNKNCHAAQIVFNILTPEIISGNLKVANLESFIEASLPYTERHFERLTNLLQDLNFITYTVNSMQPHAVKH; encoded by the exons ATGGCACACATGCTAAAAGAatt gtatGAAAAGACTAATGAGTACACTGCTGTCTATACTGGTGGAGATATTCAGTGGACATCAGATGGAGGACAATTTCTTTGTCAATGCGAAGATGTGATCAAAGTTATTGACATAAACACACTTTCTAATGTTTTAACAATTGGTGAGGTTAATGAAGACAAAGAAGAAACTGACCAGATTTACACATTCCAACTCTCTAACAATAATGAGATTGTAGTGACTGCACATAAAAGTGGTTTGATGAAACTATGGGATAAAAATACAGGACAACAAAAAAAGGTTTGGCGATCTGGTCACAAAGGAGCAGTAGCACAACTGGCATTTGATTCTACTGATACTAATATTGCATCTGGTGGTTCCGATGGTAACATCAGATTGTGGGATCTAAATCACTATACTTGTATTAGTAGCCTTCATGGAGCTATGGGAGTCTTCACAATTGTCAAATATCATCCAGATGTATCGAAGCAATTAATCTTTGGTGCAGCTGATGATACAAAGATAAGATCTTGGGACTCAAAATCTGGAAAAGAACTACAAATATACTCTGGACATTTTAGTAAAGTAACATCTCTACTTTTTACACCTGATGGTGAGCATATGGTCAGCTCTGGTAGAGATAGAGTTCTTATACTATGGAAAATTAATGAAAGTAAAGCTCTCAAAGTTCTCCCTGTCTATGAAAGTATTGAGACAGCAATATTATTACCACCATCATTCAGAATACCTAACTTCAAGAAGAAGTTAGAAATGGATGGTATATATGTTGCTTGTGCTGGTGAAAAGGGAGTTGTTAAAGTATGGAATATGCAAATGAGTCGTCTAATGTTTGAACAAAACAATAGTCTTGTTTCCCCAGCAACTGAGGAAGGTGGATTAGCAATCActcatttactatttaatgAAGCAAGAAATATGCTATCAGTTGTTACAGTAGATCATAATATTATCATTCATGATTTGGAgacttttaattgtttaaaacaaatgattgGTTTTACAGATgaaatattagatataatatttataggaAAAGATGAGACACATTTTGTTGTTGCAACCAATAGTCGAGACTTGAAGCATTATGAATTAGAtaatttgaattgtaaaattgtaaaaggaCACACTGATATTGTTTTATCACTTGCAAATTTCCCAACCAAACCAGACATGTTTGTATCATCAGGAAAAGATAATACAGTTAGAATTTGGATTAATCTATCtaataatgaaatacaatGTTTGGGAGTAGGATACAGGCATACTGCTTCTGTAGGGTCTGTATTTACGGCTCAAACATCAGACAAGTTTTTCGTATCTGTAAGTCAAGATAATTGCTTAAAAATCTGGGATGTGCCTAAAAATCAAGATGTGGtcgatgtaaaattaaatgcgaCGCATACAGAATTAGCTCATCAAATGGATATAAATTGTGTTGCTGTGTCGCCCAACGATAAAATAATTGCTACAGCATCACAAGATAAGACTGCGAAGCTTTGGTCTGAAGATTTAATACTGTTGGGAGTTTTGAAAGGGCACAGAAGAGGAATATGGTGTGTTAGATTTTCACCAGTCGACCAAGTGGTGCTAACGTCTTCCGCCGATAGTTCGCTTAAACTTTGGTCTATAGCTGATTTGAGCTGTCTTAAAACATTCGAAGGTCACGAAAGTTCAGTattgaaaatagaatttttaagtaaaggtCAGCAAATTATATCGAGTGGTGCAGACGGTCTTTTAAAACTCTGGAATATAAAAACTTCTGAATGTAAAATGTCCTTGGATAATCATGACGGAAAAGTATGGTCATTGACAGTCAATAGAAACGAATCTCTAATAATAACAGGAGGATCCGATTCCAAATTAGTGAAACTAAAAGATGTGACCGTAGAACGACGCGAAAAATTGGCCAAAGATAGAGAAGAATTGATTTTACAAGAGCaagaattacaaaatttattacatgatAAGAAATTGGTAAAAGCTTTGAAATTGGCATTAAGAATGGAGAGGCCCTTACATgtccttaaaataattaatgaagttTTAAAACACGGCCACAATAAGCTTTTTGAAAcactaaaagaaataaatcataCACAAAAAGAAACACTTTTAAGGTTTGCTGTAGAATGGAAtacgaataataaaaattgtcatgCGGCTCAAATAGTATTCAATATATTAACCCCAGAAATTATTTCCGGCAATCTAAAAGTGGCTAATTTAGAAAGTTTTATCGAAGCATCGCTCCCTTACACTGAACGTCATTTCGAAAGGCTAACAAATTTGTtacaagatttaaattttataacatacacTGTTAATAGTATGCAACCACATGcggttaaacattaa
- the LOC106717984 gene encoding pH-sensitive chloride channel 2 isoform X1 yields the protein MSLKTFLICALTVFMFNNVSGQKTTPNVALECPSLEKGDIYTQSEFLSRLAHECRYDRLLLPTYQTGEVVYVHASAYVYFIQPAEAHDLNFKLHFLLQLRWTDARLAYALYSPERTKIIGESDLRQRIWVPHLYMSNEQSSSLMGTDSKDVLISIAPDGEVLFSRRMQAVLYCWMNLQKFPFDDQTCSMNLESWKYNASILRLMWEKDNPVRLSSELHLTEYSLLDYWTNESVVRGDIVNMRLGGGRSGNYSALKFTFKLGREVGYYLMDYFIPSMMIVAMSWVTFWLQADASAPRITLGTSTMLSFITLASSQAKTLPKVSYIKASEIWFLACTGFIFSALVEFAFVNTIWRRKKVVSLKKVNSKYILKSTLTPRLARRELQKELQSSPQLSKSRSCSSLQQETSSDPAGPGYNNYLTVHSFPSALNLPTITTQSYDDLITGQGGQRAGGSEGSDEPPKHHTWTTMTPQEIATWIDKRSRILFPLLFIFFNILYWTFVYCL from the exons ATGagcttaaaaacttttttaatatgtgcgttgactgtatttatgtttaataatgtatCAGGACAAAAAACAAC ACCCAACGTGGCGCTGGAGTGTCCGTCACTTGAAAAGGGAGATATATACACACAGTCGGAGTTCCTCTCTCGGCTGGCGCACGAATGCCGCTACGACCGTCTGCTGCTGCCTACGTACCAGACCGGTGAAGTGGTCTACGTACACGCTAGTGCTTACGTATACTTTATACAGCCCGCTGAAGCACACGATTTG AATTTCAAATTGCACTTTCTTCTGCAACTACGCTGGACGGATGCGCGTTTAGCTTACGCGCTCTATTCTCCGGAGCGAACGAAGATTATCGGAGAGAGCGATCTGAGGCAACGTATCTGGGTGCCACACTTGTATATGTCCAATGAACAATCGTCGAGTCTCATGGGTACTGATAGTAAAGACGTACTCATCTCTATAGCACCTGACGGTGAAGTCCTATTCAGTAGACGTATGCAAGCTGTACTATACTGCTGGATGAACCTACAAAAGTTTCCATTCGATGATCAAACGTGCTCTATGAATCTTGAAAGTT GGAAATATAACGCTTCGATACTTCGTCTAATGTGGGAGAAGGACAATCCAGTTCGACTATCATCAGAGTTACACTTAACAGAATATTCGCTGTTAGATTACTGGACGAATGAATCAGTCGTACGAGGCGACATTGTGAACATGCGTTTGGGAGGAGGTAGAT CTGGCAACTACAGCGCCCTTAAGTTTACGTTTAAATTGGGACGCGAAGTTGGTTATTACCTGATGGATTACTTCATACCTTCGATGATGATTGTTGCAATGTCGTGGGTTACATTCTGGCTACAGGCCGATGCCTCCGCACCGAGAATTACTTTAG GAACAAGTACAATGTTATCATTCATTACTCTGGCTTCATCTCAAGCGAAGACGCTGCCGAAGGTTTCGTATATAAAAGCCAGTGAGATCTGGTTCCTCGCCTGCACTGGATTCATCTTCTCAGCTCTCGTGGAATTCGCATTTGTTAATACTATTTGGCGAAGAAA gAAGGTAGTAAGTTTGAAGAAAGTGAATAGCAAATACATATTGAAGAGCACTCTAACGCCGCGGCTGGCTCGGCGCGAGCTGCAGAAGGAGCTGCAGTCGTCGCCGCAGCTCAGCAAGTCGCGCTCCTGCTCCTCGCTGCAGCAGGAGACCAGCAGCGATCCCGCCGGACCCGGCTACAACAACTACCTCACTGTACAC aGTTTCCCGTCAGCCTTAAACTTGCCGACTATAACGACGCAGAGCTACGACGACCTGATAACAGGACAAGGGGGTCAAAGAGCGGGTGGCAGCGAGGGGTCAGACGAACCTCCGAAGCACCACACATGGACGACAATGACCCCACAAGAGATCGCCACGTGGATCGACAAACGTTCCCGAATCTTATTTCCTTTACTGTTCATATTCTTTAATATCCTCTACTGGACATTTGTTTACTGCCTgtga
- the LOC106717984 gene encoding pH-sensitive chloride channel 2 isoform X2: MSLKTFLICALTVFMFNNVSGQKTTPNVALECPSLEKGDIYTQSEFLSRLAHECRYDRLLLPTYQTGEVVYVHASAYVYFIQPAEAHDLNFKLHFLLQLRWTDARLAYALYSPERTKIIGESDLRQRIWVPHLYMSNEQSSSLMGTDSKDVLISIAPDGEVLFSRRMQAVLYCWMNLQKFPFDDQTCSMNLESWKYNASILRLMWEKDNPVRLSSELHLTEYSLLDYWTNESVVRGDIVNMRLGGAGNYSALKFTFKLGREVGYYLMDYFIPSMMIVAMSWVTFWLQADASAPRITLGTSTMLSFITLASSQAKTLPKVSYIKASEIWFLACTGFIFSALVEFAFVNTIWRRKKVVSLKKVNSKYILKSTLTPRLARRELQKELQSSPQLSKSRSCSSLQQETSSDPAGPGYNNYLTVHSFPSALNLPTITTQSYDDLITGQGGQRAGGSEGSDEPPKHHTWTTMTPQEIATWIDKRSRILFPLLFIFFNILYWTFVYCL, from the exons ATGagcttaaaaacttttttaatatgtgcgttgactgtatttatgtttaataatgtatCAGGACAAAAAACAAC ACCCAACGTGGCGCTGGAGTGTCCGTCACTTGAAAAGGGAGATATATACACACAGTCGGAGTTCCTCTCTCGGCTGGCGCACGAATGCCGCTACGACCGTCTGCTGCTGCCTACGTACCAGACCGGTGAAGTGGTCTACGTACACGCTAGTGCTTACGTATACTTTATACAGCCCGCTGAAGCACACGATTTG AATTTCAAATTGCACTTTCTTCTGCAACTACGCTGGACGGATGCGCGTTTAGCTTACGCGCTCTATTCTCCGGAGCGAACGAAGATTATCGGAGAGAGCGATCTGAGGCAACGTATCTGGGTGCCACACTTGTATATGTCCAATGAACAATCGTCGAGTCTCATGGGTACTGATAGTAAAGACGTACTCATCTCTATAGCACCTGACGGTGAAGTCCTATTCAGTAGACGTATGCAAGCTGTACTATACTGCTGGATGAACCTACAAAAGTTTCCATTCGATGATCAAACGTGCTCTATGAATCTTGAAAGTT GGAAATATAACGCTTCGATACTTCGTCTAATGTGGGAGAAGGACAATCCAGTTCGACTATCATCAGAGTTACACTTAACAGAATATTCGCTGTTAGATTACTGGACGAATGAATCAGTCGTACGAGGCGACATTGTGAACATGCGTTTGGGAGGAG CTGGCAACTACAGCGCCCTTAAGTTTACGTTTAAATTGGGACGCGAAGTTGGTTATTACCTGATGGATTACTTCATACCTTCGATGATGATTGTTGCAATGTCGTGGGTTACATTCTGGCTACAGGCCGATGCCTCCGCACCGAGAATTACTTTAG GAACAAGTACAATGTTATCATTCATTACTCTGGCTTCATCTCAAGCGAAGACGCTGCCGAAGGTTTCGTATATAAAAGCCAGTGAGATCTGGTTCCTCGCCTGCACTGGATTCATCTTCTCAGCTCTCGTGGAATTCGCATTTGTTAATACTATTTGGCGAAGAAA gAAGGTAGTAAGTTTGAAGAAAGTGAATAGCAAATACATATTGAAGAGCACTCTAACGCCGCGGCTGGCTCGGCGCGAGCTGCAGAAGGAGCTGCAGTCGTCGCCGCAGCTCAGCAAGTCGCGCTCCTGCTCCTCGCTGCAGCAGGAGACCAGCAGCGATCCCGCCGGACCCGGCTACAACAACTACCTCACTGTACAC aGTTTCCCGTCAGCCTTAAACTTGCCGACTATAACGACGCAGAGCTACGACGACCTGATAACAGGACAAGGGGGTCAAAGAGCGGGTGGCAGCGAGGGGTCAGACGAACCTCCGAAGCACCACACATGGACGACAATGACCCCACAAGAGATCGCCACGTGGATCGACAAACGTTCCCGAATCTTATTTCCTTTACTGTTCATATTCTTTAATATCCTCTACTGGACATTTGTTTACTGCCTgtga